The following coding sequences are from one Pseudoalteromonas carrageenovora IAM 12662 window:
- a CDS encoding HAD-IIB family hydrolase — MSEANIVDITPFLTKHQLPLKYQYLSEQYFVPLAHDILESKKTNTPIFVAINGCQGSGKTTLADFLVTWFSKNTPFNSVALSIDDFYLAKQARAELASDVHPLFTTRGVPGTHDVALMNSTITNLLAGEINVPLPRFNKHEDDCVPKSEWVTNDKPVDIVILEGWCVGSEPQPPFSLSEPLNELEQQYDKEGVWRRCVNSCLANEYKTVFSLIDYTVMLKAPSFTDVFTWRQEQEQKLIAKKGEGSGTMNNEQLVYFISHFERITRENLNTLSAKANALIELDSNRDISGMHLTSDDTLQPIIFTDLDGTLLDHADYNTNNISELLQQLQSAHIPVVFNTSKTFCEVVELKNDLNIQQPFIVENGAAVFIPEDYFELKPIGCKKIGAYWCYALAKPLSSLLKDLDTLKSDYKAHYKLFSDLSSEQISELTGLDDAQARRAQTRDYSDPLYWYGDDELLSTFVQDVKALGYDIKIGGRFIHIAKNTDKSAAQQWLVKQFTHHFRKPLTVIALGDSDNDKQMLEQANIAIIIANPASKKPVKLSHNKARYSQSPAPLGWIEEITSLPCISSILSISEEQTSHG; from the coding sequence ATGTCAGAGGCCAATATTGTGGATATAACCCCGTTTTTAACAAAACACCAACTGCCTTTAAAGTATCAATATTTAAGTGAACAATATTTTGTTCCACTTGCGCATGACATCCTAGAATCTAAAAAAACAAATACTCCTATTTTTGTTGCTATAAATGGATGCCAAGGCTCAGGAAAAACAACACTTGCGGATTTTTTAGTTACTTGGTTTTCTAAAAACACACCTTTTAATAGTGTCGCATTGTCTATTGACGATTTTTATTTAGCCAAACAAGCACGTGCTGAACTTGCAAGCGATGTACATCCTCTTTTTACTACTCGTGGTGTACCAGGTACTCACGATGTAGCCTTAATGAATAGCACAATTACTAATTTACTCGCTGGCGAGATAAACGTACCGCTTCCTCGTTTTAATAAACATGAAGACGACTGCGTACCTAAAAGCGAATGGGTTACAAACGACAAACCTGTCGACATTGTTATTTTAGAAGGCTGGTGTGTAGGCAGCGAGCCTCAGCCACCATTTTCACTAAGCGAGCCACTTAACGAACTAGAGCAGCAATACGACAAAGAAGGTGTTTGGCGTCGCTGTGTAAACAGCTGCTTAGCAAACGAATATAAAACTGTTTTTAGCTTAATTGACTATACCGTCATGCTTAAAGCGCCAAGTTTTACAGATGTTTTTACATGGCGACAAGAGCAAGAACAAAAGTTAATTGCTAAAAAAGGTGAGGGCTCGGGCACGATGAATAACGAGCAGCTGGTGTATTTTATTTCTCATTTTGAGCGCATTACCCGAGAAAATTTAAATACACTAAGCGCTAAAGCCAATGCCTTAATTGAACTTGATAGCAACCGCGATATTAGCGGTATGCACCTTACAAGTGACGACACACTACAGCCTATTATATTTACAGATTTAGATGGTACATTGCTCGACCATGCTGACTACAATACAAATAATATCAGTGAGTTACTGCAGCAATTACAAAGTGCTCACATTCCTGTTGTGTTTAATACTAGTAAAACATTTTGTGAAGTGGTTGAGCTTAAAAACGATTTAAATATTCAACAGCCTTTTATTGTAGAAAATGGTGCCGCGGTATTTATTCCAGAGGACTATTTTGAACTTAAGCCTATTGGTTGTAAAAAAATAGGCGCTTATTGGTGCTATGCACTAGCTAAGCCACTATCGAGCTTATTAAAGGATTTAGATACTTTAAAAAGTGATTACAAAGCGCATTATAAATTATTTAGTGATTTATCGAGCGAGCAAATATCTGAGCTTACAGGGCTCGATGATGCGCAAGCAAGGCGCGCCCAAACCCGCGATTATTCAGATCCCCTTTATTGGTATGGTGACGATGAGTTACTTAGCACCTTTGTACAAGATGTTAAAGCACTCGGTTACGACATAAAAATTGGTGGTAGATTTATTCATATTGCCAAAAATACCGACAAAAGCGCTGCGCAGCAGTGGTTAGTTAAACAGTTTACCCATCATTTTAGAAAGCCTCTCACGGTCATTGCACTAGGTGATAGCGATAACGATAAGCAAATGTTAGAGCAAGCAAATATCGCCATTATTATTGCCAATCCGGCCAGTAAAAAGCCGGTTAAATTGTCGCACAACAAAGCACGTTATTCTCAATCGCCAGCACCACTTGGGTGGATAGAAGAAATAACGTCGTTGCCGTGCATTAGCAGTATTTTAAGTATTTCTGAGGAGCAAACATCTCATGGCTGA